From the genome of Candidatus Hydrogenedentota bacterium:
CGCGTATCGCGCAGGGCGTCCCCACCGGCAGCGGCCTCGAGTTCGCCGACGACATCACCCTCTCGCACGCCCTGCAGGGCCGCATGCGGCTGAAATAGCGCCGGTCCTATTTTCCGCGTGGGTTGCACTCCATTTTCCGCAATGCCATAATCGCGCCCGTGGCCAATACGGGGAGCAACAGCATCGGCATGAATCCGATAGCGCGTTATCTCAAGGACATCGAAAAGCAGTTGGCAACGGGCCGCGCGACCGAGCATACCCATCGCCCGGCCCTCCAGGCACTCGTGGACGCCATGCGCAAGAACGCCGTGGCCACCAACGAACCCACGCGCGTGGCTTGCGGCGCGCCGGATTTCATCGTCGCGCTTGACGGCGTCACCGTCGGGTATATCGAGGCGAAGGACATCGGCGAGAACCTCGATCAGGTCGAACGGACGGCTCAACTCGCGCGCTATCTCGAAGGGCTGCCGAACCTGATCCTCACGGACTATTTGGAATTCCGGCTGTATCACGCGGGCGAATTCGTCATGGAAGCCCGCCTCGCCCGAATCGCTCCCGAAGGCAAACTGCGCCCAAACAAGGATGGCGAGCGCGAACTGAACTCTTTGTTCGACGCGTTTTTCTCCGCGCAGTTCCCGGAAATGGCCACGCCGAACGATTTGGCTGCCCGCATGGCGGCCACGGCGCGCCTACTGCGCGAAGTGATCCGCGCTGCGCTCGAAACCGAAGCAGACATCGGCGAGCTGCACGGCCAACTCGAAGCGTTCCGCCGCGTGCTGCTCCACGACCTCGAACCGGCCCAGTTCGCCGACATGTACGCGCAGACCATCTGTTACGGCCTGTTCGCCGCGCGCTGCAACCATCGCGAAGTCCGCGGCCTGTTCACGCGCGAGGCGGCGATTTACGAACTCCCCGAAACGAACCCCTTCCTACGCCAAATGTTCGGCCATATCGCCGGACCCAGCCTCGACAAGCGCCTCTCGTGGGCCGTGGACCACCTGGCGCAACTCCTCGACCGTGCGGACATGGGCGCGATTCTGCGCGACTTCGGACGCCGCACGCGGCAGGAAGATCCCGTCGTCCATTTCTACGAAACGTTTCTGGCCGCGTACGACTCGGCCATGCGCGAAGCGCGCGGCGTTTACTACACGCCCGAACCCGTCGTCTCGTATATCGTGCGATCGGTGGACGCGATCCTGAAACGCGATTTCGGGATCAAGGATGGCCTTGCCGCCACGCAGACCGTCCCGATTTACGAGATGCACCAAGGCAAGAACGCCTCGACGCCCGAACGCCGGAAGGTGGGCGAAACGCACCAAGTCCTCATCCTCGATCCCGCCGTCGGAACCGGCACCTTCCTTCACGGCGTCGTCGATCACATCCACGAAGCCGTGTGCCGAAAGCATGGCAAAGGCGCGTGGAACAGCTACGTCTCCGCCCATCTCTTGCCGCGCCTGTTCGGATTCGAACTGCTCATGGCGCCCTACGCCGTCGCGCACATGAAACTCGGCATCCAACTCGCCGAAACCGGCTACACCTTTCAAAGCGGCGAACGGCTCCGCGTCTATCTTACCAACACCCTTGAAGAAGCCTTCGCGCTCGGAGACCTTCCCCTCTTCGCCAGCATCATCGCCGAAGAAGCCAACGCGGCCGGACGCATCAAGACCAAGTATCCCGTCATGGTCGTCCTCGGAAACCCGCCCTATTCCGGGCATTCAGTCAACAAGGGAGAATGGATCTCGGATCTATTGCGTGGTGTGGACAAGAAATCGAATCGGCGCACCGGCAGTTACTTCGAGGTGGACGGCGAGCCACTTCGCGAACGAAATCCGAAATGGCTCAATGACGATTACGTGAAATTCATCCGTTTTGCCCAGTGGCGTATCGAGCAAACCGGCTACGGTATCCTCGCGTTCATCAGCAATCATGGCTATCTCGACAACCCGACGTTCCGTGGCATGCGCCGGAGCCTGATGCACACTTTCGACGATCTCTATCTCCTGGATCTCCACGGTAATTCCAAGAAGAAGGAAAAGGCGCCGGACGGGTCGAAGGACGAAAACGTCTTCGACATCCAGCAGGGCGTCGCCATCGGCATCTTTGTCAAATACAGAAACCAGAAAGAAAAACAAACGACCACAATCCGACACGCCGAGCTTTGGGGCGAGCGGGAAGTCTGGGATCGCGGGAAGAAAGGTGAACGGCGGCTCGTAGGGGGCAAGTATGCCGCGTTGAATAGCGACGACGTGCTCTCGACAAAGTGGATGCAATTGACTCCGACGAGCCCGTTCTATTTGTTCATTCCGCAGGATGGCAAGAGACGGAAAGAGTACGAGTTGGGGTGGGTCGTTACGCGGATCATTCCGGTCAATTCGGTGGGAATCGTCACCGCCCGCGATCACTTGAGCGTCCACTGGACACCGGAGCAGGTCTGGAAGACTGTCCGTGAGTTTTCTTCCATGCTGCCGGAAGAGGCAAGGGATCGCTTCAGTCTCGGACCCGATGCGCGCGACTGGCAGGTTACCCTGGCTCAAGAGGACATTCAGTCATCAGGCCCGACGAAAGAGCGCATTGCGCAAGTGCTCTACCGCCCCTTTGATCGCCGCTGGACATACTACACGGGCCGCTCCCGCGGTTTCCTTTGCATGCCGCGCCCTGATGTCATGCGCCACATGCTCGCGGGCGAGAATCTTGGGTTGTCCACGACCCGCGCCGTCGAGATTGGACGCGGCTGGGAGCATGTGTTCTGCACGCGCAACATCATCCAGCACCACACGGTGTCCTTGAAGGAGGTCAACTATCTCTTTCCGCTATATCTCTACACGGATACCGGCGAAGACCCACAAGACATCGAGGCGTATGCGGCGCGGGAAGAGGCGGCGGCGTATGGCATCCACCGAAAAGCGAATCTGTCGGCAGAATTCATCGCGGACATTTCACAACGGCTGAAGATGACCTTCGTGCCGGATGGTACGGGCAACCTGAAGAAGACCTTCGGGCCGGAGGACGTGTTCCATTACATCTACGCCGTCCTCCATTCGCCCACATACCGCGCGCGTTACGCGGAATTCCTCAAGACCGATTTTCCGCGAATACCGTTGGCCTCGAACGCGCGTTTGTTCCGC
Proteins encoded in this window:
- a CDS encoding DNA methyltransferase; its protein translation is MNPIARYLKDIEKQLATGRATEHTHRPALQALVDAMRKNAVATNEPTRVACGAPDFIVALDGVTVGYIEAKDIGENLDQVERTAQLARYLEGLPNLILTDYLEFRLYHAGEFVMEARLARIAPEGKLRPNKDGERELNSLFDAFFSAQFPEMATPNDLAARMAATARLLREVIRAALETEADIGELHGQLEAFRRVLLHDLEPAQFADMYAQTICYGLFAARCNHREVRGLFTREAAIYELPETNPFLRQMFGHIAGPSLDKRLSWAVDHLAQLLDRADMGAILRDFGRRTRQEDPVVHFYETFLAAYDSAMREARGVYYTPEPVVSYIVRSVDAILKRDFGIKDGLAATQTVPIYEMHQGKNASTPERRKVGETHQVLILDPAVGTGTFLHGVVDHIHEAVCRKHGKGAWNSYVSAHLLPRLFGFELLMAPYAVAHMKLGIQLAETGYTFQSGERLRVYLTNTLEEAFALGDLPLFASIIAEEANAAGRIKTKYPVMVVLGNPPYSGHSVNKGEWISDLLRGVDKKSNRRTGSYFEVDGEPLRERNPKWLNDDYVKFIRFAQWRIEQTGYGILAFISNHGYLDNPTFRGMRRSLMHTFDDLYLLDLHGNSKKKEKAPDGSKDENVFDIQQGVAIGIFVKYRNQKEKQTTTIRHAELWGEREVWDRGKKGERRLVGGKYAALNSDDVLSTKWMQLTPTSPFYLFIPQDGKRRKEYELGWVVTRIIPVNSVGIVTARDHLSVHWTPEQVWKTVREFSSMLPEEARDRFSLGPDARDWQVTLAQEDIQSSGPTKERIAQVLYRPFDRRWTYYTGRSRGFLCMPRPDVMRHMLAGENLGLSTTRAVEIGRGWEHVFCTRNIIQHHTVSLKEVNYLFPLYLYTDTGEDPQDIEAYAAREEAAAYGIHRKANLSAEFIADISQRLKMTFVPDGTGNLKKTFGPEDVFHYIYAVLHSPTYRARYAEFLKTDFPRIPLASNARLFRELCALGASLVRWHLLEEPPDNGVSFPVSGTNEVDKPEYVEAARRVFINKTQYFDGVAPDIWNFHVGGYPVCRKWLADRKGRVLEFEDIGRYGQIVAALRETIGVMRQIDAAIESEGGWPIR